From Hemibagrus wyckioides isolate EC202008001 linkage group LG11, SWU_Hwy_1.0, whole genome shotgun sequence:
GGACTGAATCTATCTGAACAAATAATATAGCCTTATACACTTTCAGAATTAATTCTGCTGCAATATCAATAAATGCAAGGTAACCAGTTTCCTTGGCAACCATACATGTCTGCACTATACACTGGTATGGTTCAGTCCCTTCACTTCTGTatactgtttgtttgtctcaGTCCACGAAACTGTAtttaccttttttcttttagctGTTTCTGGCAGgtagcatggtggcttagtggttagcactgtttcctcacagcaagaaggtcctgggtttcaacaggcaggggccttccTGTGTggggtttgcatgttctccccgtgcctgtgtagGTTTACTCTGGgcactccggtttcctcccacagtccaaaaacacgttgattggtaattctaaattgcctgtggttgtttgtctatatgtgactggtgacctgtccatacccctgccttttgcccaatgtgtgctgggataggctccagcagacccctgtgaccctaattaggaataaagcggatatagaaaatggatggatgtttctGGCAAATAATCTAATTTGGTTTTGAGGCTTACAAATGCTTATATCTTGTAGTAAAACTTTTGTATTTTGGCACAGATATGCGAACCTCTGGGAAGTGTTCTTGATCTGGCCAGCTGTTATGATGGGGTTCTTTCTTCGCTAGGGAAAGAATTCGTCTGTTGTTTTCTGTGGACTTTTGTGCCTTCGGATGTTCCTGAGCTTGACgatgaacattttttttcataaatggttcaaatattttatttggtcACCTAATATTTGTCCGATCTCTCTGAtggtttcttttcattttcagccCATTAATGGTTCGCTTCAATGGTAGTGACAGGTCTTTGGATTTCATCTGGACGCTTCAAATCAACACTTTTATCTGCTTACTTCTTAGCACACACCTGGCCATGAAATAGATGAGCCGCTATTCATACAGTAACTTTCTGTACCTTAAAAGGCATGGAATCACAAAAATAAACTCCTCTTTTCACTCAATTTAGCGATAAATACcaaatatttatacattatttaatttcaaCTCCAATATAATATAGTAAGGCTTGACTGGAGATCATTTCCTCTCGCCTTCTTGACCCAAAGACAAAGTCAACTGAGTCTGctaatcatcacacacaatgCAATACTCTGCCTTCTTCAGGTTTCTTCCCTCATTTATTTAGGACTGCCCTTTAatcatatgtaaataaatggaaaatagTCCAAAAATGAACATGCAATGTAATCTCACCCTGCAATATTTCGCCCTTATATCGCTACTGGATAAATGACAATATGATTCATGACTagaaaaaaagttaataaatatGTGCACTCACTGCCTGTGATTTCGAAGAGCACTTTGTCATTGAGGCCTAACCTCAGCTCTGGCATTCCAGAGAGAACAACCTTCAGTTTGATGCAGCCCAGAATCTCACTGCGCAGGACGCTGCCTGTAGCACTGACCTGAGTGACAcacaggagaaacagagaggatAGAAAATGAAAAGTGCATGCCGGATATAATCTCaaaatcatcattattatcaccgagtggaaataaaaaatataaaacaacaaaCGGATTTCAAATGAAAAACCAATCAGCCAGAATTTCTAGCAgcaacggaaaaaaaaaaatcaaaccacaAAAGAGGAAGCTGTATGGGTGGAGAGTAATGCCCCATTAGAAAGCAATGAGGTGTGGGTcttctgaaatgaaaaaaatggtgCTCTAAATAGCTCCTGTGGGCTGCCTCTCAGACTGTGAACCTGAAGAGCAGCAGAGCATTCAGCCAAGGACAAGGCAGAGACCAGACCAACAGCAAAAGTAAACACTGTCCTTCATGACTCAATGCAAGGAGGTCTGGAGCTCTTGGTTGTGCCTACAGAACTAGGAAGAAGGCACAGAGACAACACCTCATTCAGTGGGACTAACaggcacagaagccacacctctttcattgGGCATAAAaggcacagaagccacaccttatTCACTCAGACTAAAAGGTACTCATTTGTTGGGcttaacaaacacagagacaacacCTCATCGTTCGGGAATAAAAGGCACAGAGACAACACCTCACTCACAGGCATAGAAGCCGCACATGATTCAGTGGAAATAATTGGcatgcacagaggccacacctctaaTCACTGGGACTAACAGGCACAGCAATCACACCAACTAACCGGCAAAACTCTTACACCTCTCCCTTACAGGCACAAAAACCAAGCCTCTTCCTACACTGAGGCAACACCACCTTTACTTCCCAGAGGGAATGCATGCTACACTAAATTGACAAGTATAGAAGCCAAGAAAAATCTCTTTCACTGGGACTGGAAGCCCTCAACTACAAGTAACTGGCATAAAGGCTAAACCTGTTTCACACCGgccacaccacctcctacataaaaacacacattccTTACTAGAAATAACAGAACCAGTGGTTACACATACTTTCCAGTTTACACCTCCTACACTGGGCCTGACAGGCATGACTATTAGGCACAAAGGTCACATAGATACCATAGACAGGATAACAAATTCAGCAGTCATGTTTGGATGATAAGAATGCAGAAAAAATGATGACTAGTAAGAAAAAGTCTTTCTGTCTGGATAGGAACATGTTTTGCTTCATCAATTCTACTGATAATAATGAGCAATGTGCCATTAGACTTTGAGAATGTGGCCTAAAAGAGAGAAGAGGCAAGTGATAAACAAACCCCACAACTCCAGTGAAACATAAATCCATTGTATGTTGGATTTGCTATACATCACATGATGGGCAATCGGACACATTTAATGGCAAATGAGACTGTAAGTACAACAAATTGTACATTACTGGACATTGTCCGGAGGGTGGAAACTGTAAGTGTTCGAGTTAATGACAGGTAGTGACACAGACCTCCCACTCGCTTATTTATAGATGACTGGGTCCATTTAGACATAGATGACTTCCCTTACACATCTGACAACCCTGTAAAAGCCTCTTTCAAAAATGTGTAGACTGTCCTCAAAAAAAGAATCTTTTATGCTTCAGGTTGAAGTAAAATCCTAAGAAATTTGCCCCTCTATGTTGGGACAGGCACAAGTGGAGTACTGTTTTTATTATACAAATCTGTACATTTCTGCCTACACTGGAGTGTGTCTAATCAGTTTGCTCTGCTAATGTTGCTCCATTACAGTGGCATCCCACCAACGTATACAAAAAAAGGGCTCATTGACTGCTTACAAAAACTTGGTGAATCAGAGTCTGTGCCACTCAATTTACTCTGTGGAAGACAGTTCCAGGCTTATATTGACTTTGGacacaagaaataaaaagcttCTTTCAGGAATAGTTTCAGCTGTACCAACGCTGTGACCAAATACTGATCATCAATAAACAAAAGACTTTCCTGGATTAGTGAGAAACACATCCCCACCGCTGAGAAATTTATAAAGTAAAAGATCAAAACAGCGTTTCTTACTCTAACCaactactgtatatacaaagACAGCTGTAGACAGAAGCATGGATGTATTATGAGTTAGCCTTTGGGTGGCCTGGAGGACCAAACCAGGTATGTGCAAAGATAAGGATATCTTTGGACATCACACCCATGTTAAGATCACTCAAAAAGGCACCAGGAAGACTGACCATGGTTCCAACCAACAAGGAGTCCATGCATAAATACAGGGGTGGACACTTATTAGCTAGCCCAATAGAAAAGGGGAAGTTCCTCAATGACTAACCTAACTGGGGACAAATGTGTATCCGTGGATTCTTTTCAATTGTCTTTAAGTGGACAGTGCATTATGTTTAAACGTACAGGACAAACCTCTGTCAATAGAAACAAGGGTATATAGTTGGCATGGTTGTTGAAGAACCATGAAACAAGATTTTCTTGAAAAAGATCTAGGTCATCAGCGAAAACGATgctatatttaataaattacaaCCATATTGTAAATGGGTGAACGAACCAGTAGGTTGACAGACTCGATGACATCCATGAACACTTCATTTTTCCTGTATTTGATGCCCTCTGACCTCCAGGACACAGCATTGGTAACAGTTGCTGGGGGGCGTGGTGCACCCACCTCCAGTTTATGCCCTTGTTGAGTGATGTACCTGGAATAAGAAGTGAACCAGACCTGAGGCATTTCAGCACAAACAATTCTGATTAACAACAGTTAATTGTTACTTACACAATAGTAAGGAATAAATCAGGACAGGGCTTTATTTTATAGGAAAAAGATGAGGTAGTGTTCCCAATACCAGCACACCCTGAAGCGCTGTATTCGTTATATCACAGCAATGATTACAATTTCTTATTTCTGTACTTTACACGCAATACATACTTTTTTATCTGTTCGAAGATACAATAATTATGATACCTGAAGGATGATTTATGGTAGCAACTAACTAGGGATGCAAGCATGATTACTCATATCCCCTGCAACCTAAAAACATTCAGAGGCACcgaaaagagagaagagcacTAGAAATAGAAGTCTAAGGGTTTCATAACTATTTAATTGGTTCTAATGCAAGGGGTATTGAttatgttaaaaacaaaaactgcaGTAAAGGCAGTGAACGAGGTGCTGTAGTCAGTAAACAAAGCtctgttgttagtgtgtgtgtgctagtgcAGTCAGAGACTCCTGGGATGAACAAGACGTCCACTGAGATGCACAGGCACACAAACAACCTGTTTTTAATCTATATATGCCATGACATGGTCATGATGCACATATATAGGCACACAAATCCATGGATTTTAATGTATTTCATGGACTTTAACTTCATGAACAATAGAAATATTAGTTGAATGTGAAGTGCAAGTAATAGGTCCTTTTAACATTAATCAGATGACATACATGGAGATAACAGcagtattaataattaatatgagaGAGCATGACAAGCCAAACAAATGCATAAATTTGTTGGGGTTTGGGTTAATAATCATGAGGATTATGTCTGAGGGCTTGGAATCTATATATTTAGCTAAACTAATTACAgataaaaagacaataaaaaagcTGCGATTGCAGAAGCAAAACTTGTGCTCCTGTGAAACCCATTCATTATTTCTGGTGCGTTCAATTGCGATCAGATTCCAGTAACTGTTGAATGGATTCCACCTGTGTGCAAATAGTGTCACGTGATCCCAGTATAAATACGCCTGTTCCAGATtctgttaaaagaaaaagactGTGCTTAAGCAAGCAGCACCATGAAGACCAAGAATCAAGTCTGGGACAAAGTACTGGAAAGATATCCCAGTTTTAAACATCACAGTGGTAACAGTGGTGTCGCAAAAATGTATGTCATTCCAGTGTTACTATGGAAAAAACGCCCATTAAATTTATTTCCATTCCAGATAATAAAGCTACAAAACTACTGAAAAGTTCAAGCGGGTTGATACTTATGCAAGGCAGAGCAATGATAGAAACTGGGGCTTTTTACCAATTCTCCTTACtgcagaaaatgtaaaaagagaataaagaaataGATTGGGGAAGAGTCTTAATGTGAAACTGGGAAATAtccaggttttaaaaaaaactgcaatGCACATACAATCAGTATATAGTGCAGAACTGAAAAATTCAGTACAGGTCAGCTGGACTTTTTTGAAAACAGGAACATCTCACAtatctgctggtgtttctgtgtgtctgccaCATGACGTAAACCTCTGTACTCCAGCACACAGAGCGTGAATAGTGTGCAGGCAGTGTGTGGATGCACAGCTGTGACTAGAAAATGCTGGATGGTGCTGGTTTCAGTGActaataatgaataaacaatTCTGCCATCACTCACTCCAGTAAGATCTTGCTGTCTGTGGTCTGAGGGAAACCAAAATCCATGACCTCATCCATCAGCTCGTAGACGGTCACAAAGTTGTCGCGTATGCTCTCCTCCTCCAGAACCTTAAAATACTCTGTGAAAATCtacaacacatgcacacagagtgTGTCTCAATACTGACAAAAAATTTCACTGGGAtcagagcaaaaaataaataaataaataaataaataaaaataataatacaaataaacaaataaaaaaataaataataaataaagttcaACTGCGGTTGAAGTCATTAGCTTACAAATGCCTTGCAGATattgcaaaataaacaaataagagaGAACAACTGTATTTTGTCTGCCATTAAGCACTGCTGGATAATTAGTAtgaattgttattattttgtttaaacgTATTTTCATTTAGTACTGTCCTTGAGAGGCTACATAATATATTTCCTTATGTTTCCCAGAATGTTCCCTTATGTTTACACTGATCATACTGTTCACCAGCAATTTTTATGATACCtctaatatatttctttttattttgcaagGCATATTGTAAACGTGTGATCGCAACTGTATATCCAAATACACCAGAGAGCTGTTGACTTCTTGAATTTAATTAGTCAGAATAGTGCAAACTGGTACTTTAACtaagaaaaagtgtgtgtaattgttgatgTGTAGACGTTTTCTGTATCCGGacgtttatttagcattttaaggtaagtgtctccagtgtcaatacTTTGTAACGATCAGACATAAAGCTGTAAGCAGAATGGCAAGGCTTATTATCTTCAAGGGACAATAGAAAAACAGGCTGGTGAGgtaatgactgtttatagctgctgtaacgtaaaaacgataacaggaaataaattcTTCCTACTatttaaaaatggataaaaagtgcaagatgccattttttaataaataaaaattgttagagggataaaacactacagaacacactgttttaggaaaataattagcatatttGTGGTAACAGTGCATCATACCACCACATTTTACTTTAACGCCACACatccagtgttttattccatatcTAACAACTACCCAGAGTAGCGTGAGCCATTAAAGCATACTCACCTCCACTATCTTGTACAGGAAGGAATAGACAAGAGCAGCATTTGTATTCTTCTTAGTCATTGCTACCACTGACACGTGACTGTTAAGGATCTATCTTGAACATGTATACAGGCCTTCAGGGAAAAATACTGTGTATGAAGTATATAAAAATCATAATACATGAAGAATGGAAATAAGAGCAGAGTAATGCAGGATACAGTAGAGGTTGTTGTGTTTGATGTACAGGAAGTGGGTGGAGCCGTGACTCAGTAGAGGTGACAATTCAGCCTCTTCCTCCCTCTTCATCATGATAGGCATTAGGTGGTCGATCTCACTCATGTTAACACTGCCCATGTAATTCCGGCATATAAGCACCTAAAGGGGTGACAGTAAACTTTATAGCACACAAGCAGTCGTATATATATTTTGGCGCATAAAAATGTAACAAGATGCACAATCCATGCATCCAGCTTATGCAATACTTGTTTTCGCAGTTTTAATCTAGGTGGTATACTGGAAATGTTATGAAACTCACATTCAGTTGCTGCAGTAGCTGATATCAGTTGCAGCTTTATTTGATCATATGAAAAGAGCTGATTCACCATGAGTGAGTCAAATATTCACTGACCTCTAATGGCAAAAATATTAAACGAACCTTCTTGGTAGATGTTCGGACTTACAAATaaactttcattcattcacaaggAAGAATTCACACAGGGTTGAGATaaggatataaaaacattcaggtaatatataataaaaaaagtttcaGGGACTGCATATTAAGATTTTGGGTGTCAAATCACATTGTTGTGTTAAACAACATTTAAATACTAATAGTAGAAGTCATGTGAATCGTAACTGCTGGGGCCGTTTTCAGCTTCGGCtcattttggggtttttttttgtagaaaacaCTGCATGATAGTGCATTCAGCATGCAGTTTGCATTCCACTAATTACTGTTGATTAGATGTTAGTATCTTAGCTGTGGTTGATCTGCCACCTTTGATAAAAGAGGAAATGAGTTGTGGTGTGAGTCTGGGGGGCTGGCAGCGAATCAATCCCATTACGATTCATTGGTATTTGGATCCAATTAGTTCTGAGCAAGGAGTAATTGCCAAGATTAATCAAAATTAGGTCTGTAGTGGTTGAGTAACAGTGAACAGCATTACCATAGACTAGTTAATACCACAGAAATCAAGCTTCAACAGATGGCTACACTACACTTTTCTCCCCTTGCCAAATGTCCATTTATTGCACTTGCCAATTTATATCATGCCTTAACCTCATGACATTTtacttatccagagcgacttattgTCTTATCATGTTATCTAAGTACCAACTCCTGTGAGTCCTGGAGTCGGCAAGGTGGTGAAAGGAACTACACCTAGATGTCAAATGAGTCACTAAAGACCTACCTTTCATAATGTATTTCAACTAGAAATAACAAACTGTTGTCTGTGTGCTTCTCTTACTATATTACCTCCTGAGCAGAGGTTTTGGCTGTATTCTTcatctgtgacctagtgaaccagtgtcaGAATGTAattattgatagagacttcaaagcacttcactTTGGATAATTGCATCTACCAAAAGCCTTAAATAGAAATGGAAATGCATTTTAGCTTGACCTGTGTTACTGCACACTAATCTATTCAACTGCTTGAAATTCACAAAAATGGTCGAGTGCCTTCAGTGTACTGCTTTTTTCTTTACGATGAGCTCTCACGAGTTTTTCAGCTGCCTGTCGGCTAACTATCAATGTTAGCTAGTTGGGATAATTAACTACCTCCCCAGGTAGCTGACTATGCATACTAACTAACACTGATAGTGACAGCTGGAAAAACTCATGAGTGCTCATACCAATTTGCTGCTATGACTATAGCAAAGTACCTTCACTGTCCTGGATCTCTTTTAATGAGCTCTTGTGAGCTTTTAAGCTGATCGTCATCTCTGGtgttagctagttagcattGCTAAGAGcattacatacatttctataaaGGTAGTTCATCTAAACTATTGCTTTGCCTAGATACCTAAGTGATAACATTTTCAAGCAGTTTATACAGATCCGTGTCCAGTTTCATCCCCTTTAGCAATAAAACGTTTCATCATGGAAAAGTACCACTAATGCCTATTCTagtttttgcttgttttttgtccTTAAGGTATAAggtatataaatatgttttttaggTAGCAGGAGAGTTTTTCTACCATGTCTTTCTGAACAGACTGAACACTACTTCTTAAGTAATGGGGAATTGGATTATGTCTATATAAAGACTTATATATATAGCCCAAGCATTCCAACAGGTTTTCTCAGCcacagatccatccatccatccatccatttctgtACAATTTATCCTTCTCATGGTCACAAAGAACCTTGAGTCTATCCCAAGatagactcagggcacaaggcggAGGTGCCAATTCATTGCAGAATAGAATTGCCGacacccattcacacaatacagacaatttagagatacttattagcctacaacacatgtctttggactgggggaggaagccagaatacccagaggaaaccaccGAAggatggggagaacatgcaaactccacacaagcAGCTCTGGAGGTGCAAGGCAAACACTgcttaaatgaaagaaatgccaaacagcttttttttgtacacattttctgggttatttacactagtaaaataataaaaattcgaCTATTGCAGCTCTAATTGCATTTGGTGCACTGAATAGCaattgattcagtgattcaagcTTCTTTAAggtgtattaaaatattaaaatgaaaatattttgaagTAATTTGCATATTTCGTATTGCATATTTCTGTTGCTGATAGTCACTGATCACACAGTGGtgatataaaatgtgtttatgaTATGAAATAGATTTTAGataattaattgtatttttttctaaatcaaCGTTTACTGTAATCATAATTCATGGCATTCGATGCAATGAAAAATACCAGTATAAAATTGAGTATAAAATAGAGTATAGGAAATGAGAGGGTATGTGCCAATCTTATGTGGAATGCCTTAAGGTATTGGGTTGCTGAAGGGCACAGACAGGAAAGCTTTCATCACTACTGCTCGAGACCCAGACATATCACAGATTAATCCATCCAACTAAAGCCCTCCGgctacacacactacttcttGGCCTTcatttgactctctctctctctctctctctctctctgtcttgcagTCTTTCAGAAGATAATTATTCCTTACTAAGAGAGGATGAGTTATACCAAATTCAGACACTGGCTTTTCATTATAAGTCTAAAGACTCGGACTAAAATAGactaaaaagaaaatcagcatgTGAGAACAAAATTAAGTGTACTGAGGAAGTAAGTGTGTATGATAATAGTTTGCAAAGATAGTTatcactctgtttctctgttcccccactctctctttctctctctctcactttcagaAAATTGTTTGATCAAAAAACAGTTGTGGATAAATGAAGCAAAGTATTTCTAGTTATTCAGTAAGCACCTGCTGACATGGCTGATATGAAGACAAAATAATGATTCGGAGTGATATTGAAGGTTTTATTAGGTCTTGTGTTAAAATATGGTGCTGAATATGATGAAAAAAACCTTTTTCCAccctttgtttttgttaaatagtTGATTATTGTAtgcattatattaaaataacaatCTAGttatctttttgttgttgttgttgtttcagtcACTGTGATTTTGACTGCATTTAGCAaaactaaatattttaatgcaTATTGTATATTGTTAAAAGGTAGCTAATTATGGTCTTCAATTGTGACATATAAAAAACGCACGTCGATGACATTATGTGCCGCAATGTGATGCAGTGTCTATAAAAATCGTGTGATTTTTACTATTAATAATGAATCTACCTTATTCAGATTTCTATATGCAGTTTAGGTGGGCTTAGCAAAACGCTACATCATTAGATTCAGTGCCTCAACTGTAAATCAAAATCTAATTgacctttttctttatttccatcCCTTTCTGACTTGTGTGCAAATTCTTCTGAATAAAtgattgattgtttgtttgtagcTTCATGTCCATCCgatttgtttaatattaatgctGTTAGAGGTCAGCGAATATTTCGACTCACTCCGTCGTGCTGAGTCAGTCTTTTTCTAGACCTGGGTCTGATCCTatcggtctatctatctatctatctatctatctatctatctatctatctatctaaaaggAGGATGCTCTGTTAACTGGCTTTTTATCGTAACCCAGTTCCCCAAACAACATCAGATTTTTGCATGTAATCTAAATCTTGTTCCATATCGTATACTTCTGCTTTTGATGAGTAGACCAGCTCTTCAGTGAAGTTACATTAAGAACTGCAGAATGGATGAGTCTGAGCACTGATCCTCCTCCTGGTTTGGGTGGCACCTCTACAGGTTTAGTAGACAGGTTTTGCACTTTTGCACTACTATGAAGGCCTATTCGCACCTGTGTGTACATTACATTCCCCACCCTTTCAGTCCGTTTACGTGAGCTGGAAAGCTCTTACTATATCCACGTGTCCACGTGAAAGACACCTACAAACAGATGTACTATGTAACGTGATACAGAGTATCACTTTCACCTCCTTAAACTTCCCAAGTCACTGACACTATAGTATATTTAATCTACTCCAAAAACACATAATAACTGCTCatttattcagtattcagtatgtAAGCTGTACAAGTGCATTATACAGTCCATCTGAGCCATCCTCGTCTTCCGACAGGTGCAACTCCTCACTTCTGACTTCTGCAAGATAATTAAAACACTTTACCTTTCCCTTCAGGTCCAGGATGAAGATCGCAGATGCGGCCATTCTGCTCACGTTTataaaaaatgatttcaaaAATTGGTAATGTCAGATTTTTTATCGTAAACCACcagaagacaaataaaagactTCCATCCCTCGcttgctctctcgctctcttccgGGATCTCGAGTCGTCCAACCGGTTCAGCAGCTTTTAGAAAGGTGGCTGCTGTCGGttcagtttgttgttgttgtatttctTGTTATATTCTTTTTAACGTGTCATCACGTTAGATTTATATACACAGCCCTGTACGAGAAGTTATTTTGTCCAAAATTAGCCGGTGTGCGTATAATTTCAGAATAATAAAGCGAAACGTGACGAAGGTGTGATGGGTGAGTCGCGAGCGATTTGTTTCCTTTTGAGCGAGTCTTCTGAACGAGTCGAAGGAGTCGACTCACGATTCATGAGCGGAAAGAAAGTTTTAATTGTCGTCTCTTTGTTTGTATAGAAATTCGTTACATATTATAATATAGTATTACGTGTAAAAGGAGAAATGTGTATAGTATTATAACATATAGAattattttatgtatgtatttatttatttatttatttatttatttatttttatctctgtGTCACTGGGTTGCATTAGCTAAAAAGGCTTGATAACTATTAAACATAAAGaacacaaataaatagaaatgtctACTCCAAGCCATAAATGTAACCTAGATtaatattctgtttattttttgtcgTAGGTTTTTTAGTAAAAGCAGTAAGTCTAATAACGTCTTTTATGACACATGAACAACATATTTAGTATATGGAGTAGGTTTAC
This genomic window contains:
- the ap1m3 gene encoding adaptor related protein complex 1 subunit mu 3; this translates as MAASAIFILDLKGKVLICRNYMGSVNMSEIDHLMPIMMKREEEAELSPLLSHGSTHFLYIKHNNLYLVAMTKKNTNAALVYSFLYKIVEIFTEYFKVLEEESIRDNFVTVYELMDEVMDFGFPQTTDSKILLEYITQQGHKLEVGAPRPPATVTNAVSWRSEGIKYRKNEVFMDVIESVNLLVSATGSVLRSEILGCIKLKVVLSGMPELRLGLNDKVLFEITGREKSKSVELEDVKFHQCVRLSRFENDRTISFIPPDGDSELMSYRLNTTVKPLIWIESVIEKFSHSRVEIKVKARSQFKSRSTANNVVILVPVPSDADSPKFKTSTGQAKWVPEKSAVEWTIKSFPGGKEFIMRAHFGLPSVESDEQEAKRPITVKFEIPYFTVSGIQVRYLKIIEKSGYQALPWVRYITQSGDYQLRTN